The nucleotide sequence TGGTGAAGCTCTTTGAAATTGTTACAGCCCAAAAAGTTAAATATCCTCATGAAAAGAGCTTGATGGAAAAAATATGTACAAGTATCAACTGAAACAAGATTCTTTTTTCATCGGAGCATTCCTCTTAAATAGTCACACTCGGAACGAGCAGACGGTATAATAACTCTCAGGCCATCTTGGTTGTTTATAGCTACAGTTTGCTATCCTGCGAGCGTACCTTCGAGCCAATCTCCCCAGGTGAACCAACAGCATATATTTCTAGACCtagaaaaaatatatatattatatgGCCGCAATTACCATCTTACGTACTAACCGGCTACCAGGTTTGGGGCAGATATATATGCATTGTCATCTTGCAGATTGATTCTCAATCTGCCGCTGTAGAGGGCTCGACACAATGTGGCCGTAAATGAACTCGTTCCATGTGTCCGGCAAGCCAGGGAGGCACCAGTGGATGCAGTCGGCGAACTTGCGTGGGTTAGCCTGCTGCTCCTTTGTCAGGAGCTTACCCTGTCGCAGCGTGTGCACAGATGTGTGTGCGTCCTTGCGGATCTCTGACAATGCGGTTATGTTGATGAAGTGCACGGGTACCTTCTTCATCGCCTTCGTCACTTCATGAGATTCCGTGAAAAGATCCCAGTCAGTGCCGACATCCAGTGTTTTTGTGTAATTCAGCACTGGTTGTGTCTCAGAGAAGCATTTTATGTTGTCAGGACTGCCCCAGCCTTCACTCCTGTAAGAAGTCAATGATTGTTCATCAGCCAGTATCCttataccaagaattcgtgccaaAACAATAGCACAAGGTCTAAAAGTTAACACAGTATCACATCATGTGCACTACCAACATCTTCGCTTTCATCCTAATAACACTGTTGGGGAATATTTGCAGCAAGAAACAGTCAAAGAGTTTTAATTAAATACAGTCAAGTTTCATGATGTTCTAGGATTAGCCGAAGAATCTTCATGTATGCAGATAACACAGTATTTTAATTAAAGATAGCCAGCTTCATGATGTTCTAGGATCACCCAAAGAATCTTGATATATGCAGCAGATATGAATTATGTGTGCATTTGCAGGGGCAAAGAGAGCTTACTGCATATGTACTGGTGAAACACTCATGAATAAGACCATTGTCCTTTTGGGATCTACATTCTCTTCTACCCATCCAGACCATGTCTCGAGGATCTGTCGGTATGCAACCACACGATCCAATTCATCATACTTAACCGGTTTCCTTGTGAAGGATCCGTCAGGCCTGTAGTCAAAATAACATGTGTAAGAATACCATGATGTTGCACATTACTCTCAAGGTTGGGTAAGCAAACTGGTTTAATGTTCATAAGGATTGAGACTTGATTATAACAGTTACTCACACAATTTTCATCTTCGGGGTGTTCATCCACCAAATGTAAGTGTTGAAGATCAAATAGTCCACCCCTATCCAATTTGCTGCATGCTTGGCGATCGATGTTGGCGTGATCATTCGGTCAGTGATGCTATGAATGTCTGGATCATCTGAGTTCGACTCAACTAGGAAAGGAGCCCAATAGAACTCAATCGTTGCATTGTACTCCTGAAATATTCCATGTAATTCACATGTCAAGACATACGATAGAATATTCGAGAGACATACGATAGAATATTCGAGAGTCAATGGTCATCACACCACAGTTAGGGGAAGTAAAGAACATACACAAAGAAAATAGCAGAACGGTACCCAGATTGGGTCAGGACAGTCTCAATTATGTGCCCCGAGGGACCTATTATATAGCAGCCACTATACCCCATAACCCCATTCACATAACTTCCCATAATCCCATAGATTATTTTATATACTCTACAGTACCAGGCTACACCTTGATTGCAAGAAGTGAAAAAACACACATCCGTGCACTATGCATCATCATCTAGTCTGCCACCACCTACAAGCTGCTGCGCTCGGTTCAAGCAAACTCCTGCATCTCCCACATGCACAAGAACATTTTTCTACTAGATCCTAGTTCAAAAACTCATGTTTGTAAGGGTCaagtatgaatggatggaactgcTAACACGTTTAGGCATTACTATCCTTTTTGGAATACGAAAGAACTAATAACAAAATAATAATATGTAACCACAAAAATATTGACCCAGTGGCTTGGCTGGTTCGGTCACTGGCCCAACTTCAAAAATTATGCTTGTACAATCACTATCATACCAAGCTGCTGCTAGTCAAATCATTAGTACTACTGTTTCCTCAGACCTCTATTGGAAGAAAAACAAAGTGAGGTCAGAGAGAAGTAGATATTGCGCAAAATACTTACATGAAGGCGGAACACATTTAGAGATCCATTCTTGACAAGCTTTTTCTTATCCCATGGAGCCACAGACTGGACCAGGCACACCATGGACTCCCACTGGTTCCTGTTCAGTGAATCCCCCACAAACATCATCCTTTTGTTCCTTAGCTTCTCAAGAAGCAACTTAGCATCGAACCTGAtagaaaaatatatataaaaagatcAATTCAGCACCAAAAACCATCAAATTCTGTGAACAGTGAAGGATCGCATATAAACCTGCTCTGACGTTTTTCTTAGCTATGTTCATTCAACAAGATTGTACAAGATGAACTTGGTTGACCTAACTTTCAATACAAACTTTGCGGAAGACAGTGTCTTTATAGTATACTAACGTTGATACAATTCACTTAAATCGATAGGGCAATACGTTCAGAAAGTGCTATATTAACTCTAAACTGCTCCAGTTATGTACACAAAATGGTTATAAGTTTGCAAAGCTTACAAGCTGATGTCATGTTAGACAACAACTCCTATTTGCTTTCAGATTCCAAAACACTCTGTACCATACCCCTctggctctctccccctcaccCAACAACTAGTTGTAACAAAGGGAACTTCTCTACCAACCATTAAATAGCTTAATGTATTTAAAGAAAGACCATATAGATTATCAATGAGTGCAGCCTCTTCTCTTCTTCCATTATGTCACCTAACCAATTAAAGAACCCCTTATACCAATCTTAGGTAACAAGAAACACCGGTAATGAATCAGGTGCACCAAACGTTTTCTCTATAATTATAATGTGAACAGCCACATGCCTTGATGAAACTTTGAACTAACTGGCAAGGACAAAACCATGGTTTGGTACCACATAATCGTTTCATCGTCATGAACACCCATTATACCATGAGTGTATTTTCGGTAATACTTGGATTAGAAAGGAAGAGAAACATGCCAGAAATGATCTGGCCGCTTTCCAGCCGGCCAATACGATTATAGGAAGCACGCGTAAACTCTCACTTTCCAGTTAGCGAAAGCACACTACCCACCTTTTTCTTTTAGAACCAACCAGTGGCCATTGCGTAGCGCGTACACATATGCGCATGAACACGTTTTGAATGTATCTAGAAAAAAATGGAGAAGGCGCAGGGAATAGAAAAACAAAGAAGCGTACCTTGGGAGGTCGCAGGCATCAGGCTGCCACCGCCACTTCTGGTACTCGTCGCTGCGGCGGCCGTTGCGCATGCAGGTGACCTGCTCTGTCAGGAACTCGCAGTCGGACTCCTTGTACATGGGCGCGTTCTCCTCGTCGTGCACCCACCTCCCCTTGTACATGTCGCAGGTAGCCTCGCCCCCTTCCGCCACCACTTCCTTCAGGACCCCCGTCTCCGGCGAGGACCCATCGGCTGCCGTCCCGGGGTTAGACTTAGACACCCCCTCCGCCCCGAGCCGCGGGGGCGGGTCGGTCCGATCCGTGGCCGCCCCCGCTGATTCCACTGCCTGCGCCGGTGTAGCGCGCGGGCCAGCCCCCGCCGGCGCCTCCTGCAGGGTTTATTATTCCCGATTAGGCCGAGCCCGCGACCAAGGCGCACACGGAGCGGCCGTCGCCCAGCTGGTTAATTGAGAGTATCGCTTACCCTGGTGGGGGAGAGCCTGTTGTAGCCGCTGTGGCGGCGCAGcgaggcggcgatgtgggcgctgTCGTAGAGGACGGAGACGCCGAGCAGCACGGCGAGCGCGAAGACCGCGGCGATCTGCGCCCGCCGGCTGGGCACGCCGAGCGGCACCCCGGCCTTCCGCCGCGGGATccgcatggccgccgccgccgccgtggtggtggtagagacCGCCAAGCCGACCGCTAGCTCCTCGCCCCGCGCCGACTCCCCCCAATCAGCTCGGCGCCCGCGCGCGCAGCAACCGAATCAATCAGGCGAGGAAGGGCGGCAGGCGAGCAGAGCAGCGCAGCGCAGAGCGGGCGGGGAATCTGaggagagcgagcgagcgagcgagggaACTCCGCTTTCGTCTCGTCTCCTCTCCTCCCTTCTGAGAGCGGCAGAGCAGAGGAGTACAGAGACAGGAGGAGATAGAAAGGGAGGAGAAGAGGCGGCTGGGCACGCTCTTCTATGGAGCGAGGGGAGGGGAAGATGACAAGCAAGGGACGGTACTCTCTGTGGGCCTTGACTAGTAGTCCTGGCTTAGTTAAGGAAAGCGGAGCCGAAGGAGCAACGGAGGGAGATGGCCCCAGACGCACGGCAGCCTCGAATCTTCCCCCTTTCTCCAGCGTGGTAAACCTCGAATCCAATCTTTGGTTTTTTCTCTCGTCGGTTGAGTTAGACCGGCTGCGAGGGCTAACCGACGGACGGACGGTCAAAccacgacggcggtgacggcgagcTTGTTTTTAGGGAACTTTTGGATGAGCCTGCTCCTGCCTGCCAGCGCCTCCCCCTCCTTCCACGGCGCGTATGACGCGTCGTTCCTTGGCGCCTTATTATCCACCAGCCATTAGTGGGATGTGCACCCCGGTAATTTTCTCAACTGATTAGGGGTGAGGGTGGTTGGACGGGCTACGGCCATGTTAATGCATGGGCGCAGGAGTCGGTCGGGAGGCGCCTTCTTTCTCGTACCGTCTCGCTCGCTCACGTGGCCGCCGGTGCGCGCGTCGCTAATGGCGATGATCCGCGTCCACGACACGCGCAGAACCGGGAGGAAAGCTTAGCCTGCACGCCTCCCGACGGCCGAAAAGGAGCGGCCGGGTTGCTCTTTGTCTTTGGAGCAGGACAGGTTGCCCTTTGCCCCCACCGCTGTGCGTGCCTTCATACCTTGCTCGGTCATTATCACTCGGATGAGATTTGGGTGGCTGCTAAATGCTAATGCCGGCCAAGCTTGACAGTACGCGGTCATTAACTCGGCCGGGCGGGTACGGTACTGCTGCTAGTACTCTAATGGTGGGGGTAAAGGTTAGAGCTAGGGTTTATACGGTGGAATCTGACGGAGGGCCATGTGGTAATAATACGCGATCAAGTATGTAGGCGGGACCCTTGTCTGATTCCTCTGTACAGTACTGCCCACGTAGCCGTGGAAAGGTATACGGGCCCTGGTGAACAGCAGCGCCCTGAATCATGCGAGTAATGGTGCGGGGCGCCTACCTACGAGTGACTCTGCTAAAACTAGGCCACTGATTGATCATACATAGCGATGGCGCACGCTGCTGCTCCCTCTGCTCCGCCCAATTGTTTCGCCGATCTGGGGCACACAAGCAGGGGCATGCACATGCGGCCATGCCAATGCACCCCCATGCCCGTGTTACGGTTGGATCCAGGCCACGGCGAGGGTACACCGTACACGATTGTGGGTGGGGAGGATCTACGCACGCGTCCAACGAAATAAAGGGTTCTACTCGTACGAGCATTATTGGtgccataattttgatgaaatctTAGGGCGTCTTCAAAGCAACTTCAATGGAACGACCCATTTTATCTGTTTAGATCATCCGAACACAAAACTTGGCCCAAcagggcgacccaaacggacgcgcgtgtCCGCTTGCTATTCGCATAGTGTCCTTCCCGACCCAAACTGGGTGCAAAAACGGGCCAAAATGGATCCGCGACGGACAAAACTGGGCGCTCCCCTCGTCCGCTCCTCCCCTCTCATGTCCGCCCTGGTCCCACCTATTAGCGACCCGCACTTCGTTCACAACCGTCGCGTCGTATTTCCTCCACACCCGCCGCGAAGAAGCCAACAACACAGGCCACCGCAGAGCTCACCGGCGAGGCCACCGGCGCAGGGCGCCGCGGAGATCACTGG is from Triticum aestivum cultivar Chinese Spring chromosome 1B, IWGSC CS RefSeq v2.1, whole genome shotgun sequence and encodes:
- the LOC123129145 gene encoding protein trichome birefringence-like 28, translating into MRIPRRKAGVPLGVPSRRAQIAAVFALAVLLGVSVLYDSAHIAASLRRHSGYNRLSPTREAPAGAGPRATPAQAVESAGAATDRTDPPPRLGAEGVSKSNPGTAADGSSPETGVLKEVVAEGGEATCDMYKGRWVHDEENAPMYKESDCEFLTEQVTCMRNGRRSDEYQKWRWQPDACDLPRFDAKLLLEKLRNKRMMFVGDSLNRNQWESMVCLVQSVAPWDKKKLVKNGSLNVFRLHEYNATIEFYWAPFLVESNSDDPDIHSITDRMITPTSIAKHAANWIGVDYLIFNTYIWWMNTPKMKIVPDGSFTRKPVKYDELDRVVAYRQILETWSGWVEENVDPKRTMVLFMSVSPVHMQSEGWGSPDNIKCFSETQPVLNYTKTLDVGTDWDLFTESHEVTKAMKKVPVHFINITALSEIRKDAHTSVHTLRQGKLLTKEQQANPRKFADCIHWCLPGLPDTWNEFIYGHIVSSPLQRQIENQSAR